In the Theobroma cacao cultivar B97-61/B2 chromosome 1, Criollo_cocoa_genome_V2, whole genome shotgun sequence genome, one interval contains:
- the LOC18612348 gene encoding AUGMIN subunit 2 yields the protein MSMGNDTTWVGKKPLRRIGGMSDALSIAADLGFSVPPPPSQEELQNLSSTTGEKGDDLIKVLRELTTVQRKIADLQVELQGRKDDKNVAHLTHVSEMEKKCETLARITTILKDVIQNKDRIIARLQQPYSLDCIPVEAEYQKQFSELLMKAASDYGALTASVTDFQWSQNFKESPAVWGEMLRPIPVALASCTRFFEAMSAMRESFATLQNLRVGHSASSLPTTPAKDPSQRVLGESDCMTPSPWKNESSFDDLAIKSLRTQELEQQEVEDGNSEVVDFHQVDGSSHRRLSWPPSVKKNGL from the exons ATGTCGATGGGAAATGACACGACATGGGTTGGCAAGAAGCCATTGAGGCGCATCGGAGGAATGTCGGATGCTCTCTCCATTGCTGCCGATCTTGGTTTCTCTGTTCCCCCTCCTCCTTCTCag GAAGAACTGCAAAACTTATCATCTACTACTGGTGAAAAGGGTGATGACTTGATAAAGGTCTTGAGAGAGCTAACCACTGTACAGAGAAAAATAGCAGATCTGCAAGTGGAACTTCAAGGCCGAAAG GATGATAAAAATGTTGCTCATTTGACACATGTAAGTGAAATGGAAAAGAAGTGTGAGACACTGGCAAGGATTACTACTATATTGAAAGATGTTATCCAGAATAAG GATCGTATTATAGCTCGTCTACAACAACCATATTCCCTAGATTGCATTCCAGTGGAAGCAGAATATCAG AAACAATTTTCTGAACTACTGATGAAGGCTGCAAGTGATTATGGTGCATTGACAGCATCTGTTACTGATTTCCAGTGGAGCCAGAACTTTAAGGAGTCTCCTGCAGTTTGGGGG GAGATGCTCCGTCCAATTCCCGTTGCTTTAGCATCTTGTACTCGATTCTTTGAGGCCATGTCTGCAATGAGAGAATCATTTGCAACACTTCAAAATTTGAGAGTGGGGCATTCTGCTTCCTCTTTGCCAACAACACCAGCCAAGGATCCCTCCCAAAGAGTACTAGGAGAGTCAGACTGCATGACTCCATCCCCTTGGAAAAACGAATCAAGTTTTGATGACTTAGCTATCAAAAGTCTTAGAACCCAAGAGCTTGAGCAGCAAGAAGTAGAGGATGGAAACAGTGAGGTGGTTGACTTTCATCAGGTTGATGGTTCAAGCCACAGGAGATTGTCTTGGCCTCCCTCCGTTAAAAAGAACGGTCTTTAA
- the LOC18612350 gene encoding small ubiquitin-related modifier 1: MSGQQEEDKKPGDQSAAHINLKVKGQDGNEVFFRIKRSTQLKKLMNAYCDRQSVELNSIAFLFDGRRLRGEQTPDELEMEDGDEIDAMLHQTGGANASTVFSLV, translated from the exons ATGTCGGGGCAGCAAGAGGAAGATAAGAAGCCGGGCGACCAATCCGCGGCTCACATCAACCTCAAAGTCAAAGGCCAG GATGGGAATGAAGTTTTCTTCAGGATCAAAAGAAGCACCCAACTGAAGAAGCTTATGAATGCATATTGTGATCGGCAGTCCGTGGAGCTCAACTCAATTGCCTTCTTGTTTGATGGTCGCCGCCTGCGAGGAGAGCAAACTCCTGATGAG CTGGAAATGGAGGATGGTGATGAGATTGATGCAATGCTGCACCAAACTGGTGGTGCAAATGCTTCGACAGTGTTCTCACTTGTGTGA
- the LOC18612349 gene encoding uncharacterized protein LOC18612349: MGKHDDGCSVFPLTGLQIGDLQSYLSDLSLFLALESKKFYILVDNRPWLRDLGSRRAHLWQFMVTKSRLSPFANTKGRRERKEGKGTSSKSNAKDSKKFERWFSLIDAATLSKKRVLLPVKKLRTSLHLSSELHRTLYGFIVFEVTWSNVRGLNYLNELQTDTSLAVEAKFMRRWEFDSIDQAASSMSSWFSGTFSEQRRLKEYLDSAIGEVFYDAEEDFPRPITLDDDDDDDDGENIHDDSFSIEDNFPHDNFRVYPATMDCETFEPHTPPPTGPYKRRKVTKAITTGVEVDVYFEETQKPAENSLDNSNENAVEATEYRDVLILFRFDDRDLPFKLQQIITPNLRLLRLLEAGLPSWVIFLQSYPGFCHIYRPWMCPLARALYVLISIVTVLIGFYDLYKNVPVLKATASRLCGPLFDWIETWDMVSRIKYLGTMLFLHNFQKAVKWFLTVMRATRSCFSFLNLPLAEPFMEVLGFLLPIWNLFSEVVESFFSVIWIVIGCFYNLVEALIEVVLMPIWFVGLVLWNIATSILYPIFWILWEILYAPIRLALALASFMASVCGFISDLVGDIWRSLSTVIRLASASEATVSTHEVSIWRSLWNDLFSQVFRAVRSILNGFVAFFTACNRHRLSIYNHIQDFIQRPFGGIPRSRTSDPRRSKSTHGVQYPLELRRRVPSRESPTTLSF, encoded by the exons ATGGGGAAACACGATGATGGATGCTCTGTTTTTCCTTTAACCGGCCTCCAAATCGG AGACTTGCAGTCTTATCTTTCTGATCTTAGCCTTTTCCTGGCCCTTGAGAGTAAGAAATTCTACATTTTGGTGGACAACCGGCCATGGCTCAGGGACTTAGGTTCACGGCGAGCTCACTTATGGCAATTTATGGTTACCAAG TCCAGGTTATCTCCTTTTGCTAACACCAAAGGTCGTAGGGAGAGAAAGGAGGGAAAGGGAACTTCTTCCAAATCAAATGCGAAAGATTCCAAGAAATTTGAGAGATGGTTCTCTTTGATTGATGCTGCAACATTGTCTAAAAAGAGGGTTTTGCTGCCTGTTAAGAAACTGAGAACCTCCTTGCATCTTAGCAGTGAGCTGCATAGGACATTGTATGGCTTCATTGTATTTGAAGTCACATGGTCCAATGTTCGAGGTCTTAACTACTTGAATGAGCTTCAG ACCGATACATCTCTGGCCGTAGAGGCTAAATTCATGCGAAGATGGGAATTTGACAGCATCGATCAAGCAGCAAGCTCTATGTCTTCATGGTTCTCAGGAACATTCTCAGAGCAGCGTCGCTTGAAAGAGTATTTGGATTCAGCAATTG GAGAGGTCTTCTATGATGCTGAAGAAGATTTTCCAAGGCCGATCActcttgatgatgatgatgatgatgatgatggtgaaAATATTCATGATGATAGTTTCAGCATCGAGGATAACTTCCCCCATGATAATTTTAGGGTATACCCTGCAACCATGGACTGTGAAACTTTTGAGCCACATACTCCTCCTCCTACTGGGCCTTATAAGAGAAGGAAAGTAACCAAGGCAATTACTACGGGAGTTGAAGTTGATGTCTATTTTGAGGAAACCCAAAAGCCAGCTGAAAACTCATTAGACAACTCTAACGAAAATGCAGTCGAAGCAACAGAGTATAGGGATGTTCTAATTTTGTTTAGATTTGATGATAGAGATCTCCCATTTAAATTGCAGCAAATAATAACACCTAATCTGAGGTTACTTCGTTTATTAGAGGCTGGTCTTCCATCTTGGGTCATCTTCCTTCAATCATATCCTGGCTTTTGCCATATCTATCGCCCATGGATGTGCCCTCTGGCCAGAGCTCTATACGTTTTGATTTCAATCGTTACTGTTCTAATAggattttatgatttatacAAAAATGTCCCTGTTCTTAAGGCGACTGCTTCTCGTTTATGTGGGCCACTTTTCGATTGGATAGAAACCTGGGATATGGTATCGAGGATTAAGTACTTGGGAACCATGTTATTTCTACATAACTTTCAGAAGGCTGTGAAGTGGTTTTTGACAGTTATGCGTGCTACTCGGTCATGTTTCTCATTTCTCAATCTACCACTGGCAGAACCATTTATGGAAGTTTTGGGCTTCCTTTTGCCAATTTGGAATTTGTTCAGTGAAGTGGTAGAAAGCTTCTTTTCGGTCATATGGATTGTGATTGGTTGTTTCTACAATCTAGTGGAAGCTCTCATAGAGGTTGTACTGATGCCTATATGGTTTGTAGGCTTAGTTCTCTGGAACATTG CAACTTCCATCCTGTATCCTATATTTTGGATTCTTTGGGAAATACTATATGCCCCGATACGCCTGGCCCTTGCATTAGCCAGTTTTATGGCTTCTGTGTGTGGCTTCATTTCTGATTTGGTGGGGGATATATGGCGGTCTTTAAGTACCGTAATTCGGCTTGCTTCAGCTTCTGAGGCAACAGTGAGCACGCATGAAGTTTCCATATGGCGTTCACTTTGGAATGACCTTTTTTCCCAG GTTTTTCGTGCTGTCAGAAGTATATTAAATGGTTTTGTTGCCTTCTTCACAGCCTGCAACAGACATCGCCTAAG CATTTATAATCATATACAAGATTTTATCCAAAGACCATTTGGTGGAATCCCAAGATCACGAACCTCAGATCCTAGACGTAGTAAATCAACACATGGAGTTCAATATCCA TTGGAATTAAGGAGGAGAGTCCCCAGTAGAGAGAGTCCTACCACGTTGTCATTTTGA